The genomic stretch cagaagggattccatcaataggggaaatcactaccttagaaccttctcattattgttcacaacttaagcttatttagtttacaactgtttattgactttcaatcttagttattaaatataccatcaactgttattcacaacgtttggggaagttgattctaaagaatttagtaagtccaacgaaaataattgataggttaattctctgtggattcgactctgggcataaatactcaggttatatctgcaacgtccgcattgtccttttataaggcatagttgggcgtgatcacaaAGTCACTTAGCTATGTCTATAGCACTCaaaaggtcactcaactagatttttcaaattttggattgtcaacctattttaccctctaaattataaacatttatcttctttttattctttttaactTTCTAATATTATGATttcccctttttaatttatattatggacttacctatataataaataaattttgtttataaattaaaaaaataaaaagtatttaagcatatataatgccgGAATACCAAAATAATGAGCATTGTAAAAAAGTTAATTAGAATTAATTTATTcgtaataattttaatattataaaatatacatatattaatATAGAACAATTTACACAACTAATCAATACATATGAACCAATCAATCATGCTGACAAAGATCAGGGGAAGAAGAGACTAAAAGAGATGAGGAGCTGTTGCAGGGACAGAAAAAGAAAGTGAAGCATAGACGGATAGCGCACTTCTTTAATGCGCTATGCGTTAAAATGTAAATATTGCGTATAGCGCATATATTTAccgcgctataccttaacgggTAAAACggccgttaaggtatagcgcctTTTAAAAGGGCGTTACATGTATTTTGGTCACTAATTTTTTTTCCACGCATTTCGATCGTTTGAGTCAAAAAagaccacattttggttccggactctccTAGACTCCTAGTTGCCACCAAAATATGCATACTTGTCAGTGTGCCATATCTTACTAGTGTCTGTGTTAATGTACATCAAGAGAAAACTAAGGAAGTTAAGACAAGGACATAAACCATGAAGAGTAATACACACTAGTGATTGTTTTTACTAGTTCACCTAGCAGAAGGGGTAAGTGAGCTATTGGATATGTCAGGGCTTTCTATGTCAAGAAAGCTTGTTAATAGTGTCTTTCTTGAAGATTGTGCCTTTGAACTTCCTGATGAAGACAATTTGTCAATCCCCTTTTCGATCTTGATCGCATCCTGTATGGCTGATAGGATTTCATGCATTCTTGGCCTGGATGAGCCATGTCTTTCCACACATTGTATTGCAACTTCTGCTATTCTCCATACTGACTCAACTTTGACGCGTCCTACTAATGCAGGATCCATGATACTGATCACGTCTCCTTTGCGAATCAATGATCTTGCCTGCAAAATATTGTTAGTCAGTTTTCTTTAGACATAAAAAATTAAGTAATTTGAAGTGTGGTCTCTCTAACAACTTAAGTTTTTTTATGAGACGGTCATAAACCTCAGCAAGATTATCATTGTAGATGATCAGTTTGCCTGATTAACTTTTTGCTTAGTACCGCTCGTTCAAGTACTATTCAAGTAATAAGAAGATCAATCAAAGGATTTGAACAACTTAACAAAGAAGGAGGAATGAATTACACTCAGGCTGAATTTACCTTCATCAGAAATGATCTCCACCTTGGTGAAGTAAGATATAAATTTTAATAAAACCAATTCAAATTGGTGGATTCTATTTGCCCTCATGCTTCTTTATTAATGATCATTGAGCTACAACTTTTCTTGTTCAATTTATTTCACTTTGTCCAATTAGCAACTTTTAGCACTGACCAATTATCAGCATGCATACTACTGCGCTTCCACATGTTTTTCACCTTCAGTATTTTTCTCAGCCAGACAGAACATTATGCGTGTTCTCATGATTGCTACTATGCCAACACTGGAAATAATTAATTTATCTTGATTTTCCTGAATCCTTTCTGTATTACAATGCCGATAATCTTATTAATTCTTGTGCTTAGCTGCTCTTTGTACTGACTACTGAGCTATGCCCTTTATTTTAGTTTTATAGTTCTTCTAGCTGACTTGATTTTGATACTAATTAGAGGAGATACCTGCAAAATTTCTGATGCCTTATGAACTTATGATGCCAGTTTAATGGAATTTCAACCTTATAAATTTATGGAAAAAGCTACAATAATTTTTACCCAGTGAACAATGCTCCATTCAGCACCATAGTCCTCAGTTGAGACAGGCCTTCTTCCAGAGATCAATTCCAAAAGGACAACCCCAAAGCTATACACATCACTTTTTTCTGTCAATTGCTGATTTGCATAGTACCTGTCGGAAATGGAGAAATTTGAGGACGAAGAATGAAAATGACTAGCAAAATATTCAATCTTATGATATTTTTTAGCTTACTCAGGATCAAGGTAGCCAACAGTTCCTCGTGCCACGCTTGAGACATGTGTTAAATCTTCTTCAGCTTGCCTTGATAGTCCGAAATCAGATACTTTTGCTCGCATGTTTATATCTAAAAGAATGTTGCTTGTTTTCACGTCTCGATGAATGATAGAAGGGTTGCATCCGGTATGTAAGTACTCAAGTCCTATATAAGGAAGCTCAAAAAGTTATTTTGTGCCTCATGGCTAACTAAGAGAATACATACTTCTAAGTTATCAACAGTTAAAGCATTATAATAACCTTTGGCTGCATCTTCTGCGATATGAAGACGTGCTAGCCAGTCCAAATGCTTTTGACTGGTGGACTCTGTTCACAACATTGTGGCGTGGTAAGTTTCAACACTTATTCAGTACAAGGAGGAAATGATGCAAAGAAAAAGTATAGCAATTATAGTGCAGACCACTTATGTGATCTCTCAACGTTCCATTATGCATGTATTCATAGACAAGCATGCGTTGATGGTCATCCTCAAAGTATCCAATCAAAGGAACCAAGTTTCTGTGATGAATCCTTGACAAGAGAGCCACCTGCAAGtatattattttaattaatgGTTTAAATTTGCAGCCAAAAGGAAAATCTTATATGTCTGCgacttgtctaatttgtacagtAACAGTATTAATAAGTTTTGAGTACTTCAATGGAGAAAAAAAAGTTGTTACAAAATTATGATGGTCCACTTTCTCAGATCTTTGACCTTAACAGCATCTATGTTTCAAAAATTTAAGGAATGGTTTTGTTTCGATTTAAATGAGGCAAAACTTTGAAAGACTGAGATGAGGCAGTATTATTTGTGCTCAGCTGGCGCAGCATAAGCTTATGATGTTGATTATGACGAGTCACAGATTTTAGTTACAACAAATAAGCTACATGAATAATTTGCTCACTTCTGCCATATAATTTATGAAGTCGGCTTGTGAACAGTTTTAAGCTTGTTCTAGCTAAAAAGAAATTGCTTAATCTTATTACTATTGCAGTCTCAGGTGTCTTAGCTGCAACTTATTGGGGCTTTAAGATGATTAGAAGCTTAAATATGTTGCTCCAAACAGAAATTTAACGTTTTATCTCTGTAAAAGTTAGCTCTTAGTTCATCATGTAAAGTATATCCTTGATATAGAAAACAAATTTCGCCTCTCATTGAGATGGTAACTAAAGCATAGGAACCGCAATATACCTCTGTAGCAAACTGTTTGGTGCCATGGCTTGATGAATCTGCCATAGTTTTAACAGCAACCTCCTTCCCATCTCTAAGTCTTCCATAATAAACAGGTCCAAAACTTCCCTTCCCAATTTTCTTAGAAAAATTTTCTGTGGCTTCTTCTATCTCAGATAGTGGGATATAGTACGCCACACCTTCATCCATTAAAGATCCACCTCGTGCGATTGAACAAGTTGTTGAGGCCTTTGTGCTTCTACGCAAAGACTCACCTGGGAGGAGGTATAGATGGAATGATTTGTTATGAAAGGTGATGCGCAATATATATAATTAAAAGTTAGATAGACAGCTTAGGGGATGTGTGCACCTTTTGTGTCACCTTTTTTATGAGATACTTTTGTTCTGAAGTGGCACAAAAAGAGTATACTGACTGTGATTAGAACAAATAGAAGCACAACTGCTCCAACTGAAACTCCTAGTATCACTTTGTGACGTTTATTATGCTTTGATTCAGGTCTTAGATTAGGATTTCCTTCATACCTGTGAGACAGGAAAAACAACTTTTTAAGTGAAGTTCTTTTCCTGAGTTCAAAGATAAATGTAAATGTTATGTTCTAGTCCttaaagcaacaacaacaacccagtaaaatctcacaagtggggtctgggtagggtagagtgtacgcggaccttacccctaccccaaggggtagagaggctcgatagaccctcggctcaagaagacgaaaaagACAATGTATCAGTACGAACAACAGAAAGCATACAAATAATAACAGCTCATAAGTGATGAGAGGCTAGAAACTCGTGTTTTAGCTGTAGTATTACATTCCAATTACTGCATTTTACGTGTGCTTAAGCTCAAATGATAGTGAATTACACTTAATGCGTGTTTTGTGCCTTGCAGGAAGTGATCCCGAGTTCAAAagttaatttggagctaaatcgatcaatttggagctttgaagtctgagtaaaagcccaatgcATTAAGCCGGGATTGTGTTcggaggtcgtgtaccaagtcTGGATGTCAAAAGAAGATAAAAAAATTCACTCTGAGAAATTTGCACTACTGCGCCGCAGTGTGCTACGCAGGTGTGCAATTTCACGACAGGCATTGAAAACAAGCTCTCTGAAGTTTCCCACTACCGCGCCGCACTGTGCGATGCAGCGTGCAGCGCGCCTGTACAAAATTTGCAGAGCTAAGTCCTAATTCGCGCAGGAAAGGGTGTTTCGTGTGgacccgaccctacttggtataaatacatgtaaacgCCATTTGGAGGACTTTTGACACACCGGAGACCTAGGGAGACTATTTCGGAAGGAGATTATCATCGAGTTCTACATTCCTTCATCTTTAATttgtaatttgattatgcaaATTATTTGGGGAATTGTTACTAtgagcatgagtagctaaatacttaatctagggttttgatggaacctgttgaaggaTGACTTTCTCGTTATGTTAATACAGATTTGCCATCGTattatctctatttgttcaactatatgcttattgttgttgattgaaaaGTCCTCAATTAGTTgttcctatttagtgtgcattacTCGAGAGAGAGTGTATATTTAGGTTGTTGTTGAAcatcatcactcctaacgtatatgagggatcaatacaaagggtttaaaggtgggattagggataacgaaaccttgggtgtgatctaagtgagttgtacttaaaagctagctagcgtaattcgggagaatatgtctagtatattgttgtaattactcgggagagagttacgacagtcacaatgctcatgatcgatagagaaacttaggcaaatttatagcaaatatagcggaaaggattccgacaacAGGGGAAATCAGAACCTTAAACCTTTTTCATTCTTGCTTACAACCAGTTTATAGCTAGTTCttaattattgcatttttatTACGTAATACTTAATTAATAAACACCCATTTTGTTATTCAAACATCTCTGAAGGTTGAATACGTGAATTTCTGTGAGTCCAATAGCTATGATcgataggttaattccctgtgggattccactccggacttgttaaccggaatatatttgcagcgaccgctttgtcctttttataaggcatagttgggcgtgatcaataaGTACCAGAAAATAGATGGAAAACAATAACAGTAACACGTAAGAAAGGCTCAGTACTATGAAAAGTGAAAGAAAAGTGTGGACACAACAATAACCACTAGCACTCTAGGACACAACCTTATCAGACTAGCCTCTCACCCGGTACGAAGTAGAAAAGAGATccactacctcctaacctacaaccctaatggtcgacctccacacctttctAGTTCTTAAAGCATTTATGAATATTCAGGAATTTTATTTGCTCTTTTCCTAGCACAGTGTAACATCGAAGATGATGTGTATATCCAAATGTTAGACCACTGACATATTTGGTGATAATCAGCCCTTGGTATTATGGGTTACATAATTAAAGGTATACTTACTTGAAAGTTACTTTTCCTTTTAATAATGATGGAGGTATTTCTCCAGTTAGGCTGTTATTCTGGACATCTCTGCCACAAGGAAACATATGCAAAGTTAAGATAAGCTTTTTCCatgaatataaaatataaataagacTACTGATAATCCAATATGGATAATTCAAATTTGAAGAAAAAGGTTTTTTTATCCAGATCAGACCATACAGTTCTATTAAGCTTGGTAAACCTCCCAGGTATGAAGGTATTGGACCAGTCAACTTGTTGTCCTCAAGATGTCTGCATGTTAACAAAATACAGCATccatttaaaaaggaaaaaacggGATAAAGAAAAAGATTTACTTGTTAAAATGGGAGTAAATGTTAGCCACTAGTAAACATCTTACATAGTTCTTAAATTAACAAGATTGCTCAAGTCAGGGATTGATCCGGTCAGAGAGTTTCCGTCCAACCACCTATAGTAGAAAATATGAGAAACTGAAACAGTAAGATTAAAATTTGACTTGTTTTATGAGCAAGACTTACAACTCTGTCAATCCTTCCATATGGTTAAGCTCGGGAGGAATTTCACCCTTAACATTCTTGCCTGACAGTGTTCTGTTGAATCAAAGTAAGACGTCAAATTGTGGAAGAACAAATACTTTTAGCACTATGATCTGAGGTTCCATTTCAGTACCATTCTGTATAAAAGGTTTATACCATCTCTTCTTCCAGTTGTGGTTAGTTAAAGATCTCATAGGGATATGTTATCTGGTTGAATGCATCTACTCGTATTACATCAAATTTCTCTTACACAATATAACTCACATTTTTGTGATTCTTGGTGGAAGAGTTGTGCTGCAAGTAACCCATTCCCATTGCGCGGGTATGCAAGGATCACCATCTTCGTCTGTCCAGTCACTTCCCAATGACATGGAGCGGAAGGCGTTGAGAATGGTCACTTCCAAGTTGCAGCTTTAAATCAATTAGCTATATTTGGTAATAATATGCGTACAAGTAGAACAGTTACCATAGCTGGATAGAGAAAAATAGCTACACTAAGCATAGAAAGTCATTGTTACCATCTTGTTCATTGGTCTTTGCAGCAATTTGTGAATATCTACATATTTCCATTGCACTTAGTAGTGGACCTCGAGTTGAGTCACGAGTCTTCACAAAGGAGAATGACAGTATAAAATCCAATGTTATGTTCATGTAGCTAGGCTCATACAAAGTGTAACTTCCATTTGCATTCTCTGCTATATTCACCACAGCATTGCTGTAGTCCGGAACATAAGGATGTTCCATTTTAAATTTCCTGGTCTCATTTATCCCCAAGTTTTCAATCTCAGCAAAGTATGCAAAAGCTCGTGCATTCGCTGGAAAATCGTCAAGATTCAACCTATAGCTGAGCATTCCTTTAGTCCCAACTACTGCAGTCTGCATTACTTTAACAGGTGGATACTCTCTTGTGTTTGTATTTATATACTTTGTTGTGTTGATTCTTTCTGTGCCTGCAGCCACATCTACCAGAAAATTTGGCCTTTTTTCTAGATCCGAATCCCATATACGGTCATAAGGATCATCCGGATACCTGTGAGACAGATCTAATTTTTGTTATGATCTTGTGAGAGCTGAAAAAGTTTATATCTTATGGTTTATCTACTGTGATATCATCTTACAAACAAAAACTAAGCCTCAATCCCAAGCAAGTTCGGGTCGGGTATATGAATCCTTACCGACCATATCACTCCATTTAAATTCATCTCGGACCAATATTATACTAAATAAAAGGACTAGAAGTTCATTATATTTTCTATTGCCATATAAATCTCCGACAAGATTAAAAGACTCCTACAAAACATAGGACCTAAAGTAATGTACCAACATGCCTAAAACATATCCCCAATTTATTAGTATCACCTCATACAAACCTTAAAATAGTTAGACAGGAATCCTGTAGGTAACCAAACTATACCTTATAGGTTCATTGCTTTGAGCTCCAAAATCCACTCTTGCTGCAACTTTTAAGTAAAAGTTATCTTCATAATCTGTGGCATACATTGACAAATTTAGAGGTCTCAGCTCAAGAGTAGATATGAAAGGGGACTCTGTTGTTGCACAACACAAGCACACATCGATCGAGTTTGAAGGCGCTCTAATGATCATTTCCTTTACATATATCCTTGAAGATTCTGAAATGGTTATAGTTGCCCACTTAGTTGTATCTAAGTAGAGCTGAAATTTGGGGTATGTTCCCTCTGCTGCAGGATTTCCATATAGAAATGTTGCTCGTACAAGATATCGCCTTCTCTCCTTGGTGTTTAAAGTATAACAATATTTCTTGCTGTCTGCTGGAAAGTCTCTGCGCCTTTGATATTGTTGTGAGTTTACATCTGCATTCACTACCACAACTGGTTTCCCATTTCTCATGATTCCAGCATCTGTAGTCCATGTTAATCCTGTACTCGGGTCGGTATAATTTGTTGCACTTCCACAGTCTATACTTACAAACTCTGCAATATTGAAGCTTTATTTCGTGAACAAGACTGCCCATCACTTATCTTGTCCTAAAAAAATAACAACTACTCAATTCCAAGCGAGTTGGAGTCGGCTATATGAATCTTGACTGACCATGTCTCTTTGTTTAAGCTCATCTTAGACCAATATtatacaaaacaaaaataaaaaagtactAGAAGTTCACTATACTTTCTACTGGCCTTTACATATTTGGCAGGATTAAAACAACAACGACCAAGTAAAATTCCAcaaagtggggtctagggagggtagtgtgtacgcacacCTTACTCCTAGCCGATGGGGCGgagaggctatttccgatagATCGCTCGCCTCAGGAAGACGGAAATAAAACAAGAAGAGACGATTTATCAGTACGTCGGCAGAAACCACAGAAATAGTAACAGAAGTATAAAAACCTTAAAATAGATGACATGCAATAACAATAAATAGTAATTAAGGCTCGGGGTTATGAAAAATAGAAAGGATAGTGTGGACTCAACATTAACCACTAACCCTCTAAGATCGACCCTATCAAACCCGCCTCGAACCCGGTATGAAGTAGAAAAAGCTCGACTACCCCTCGCCTACTACCCTAGTGCTTGACCTCCGGACCTTCCAATCTTTGGCAGGATTAAAAGAGACTGGGAAAACATAGAACCTGAAGTAAACGTACTAACATGATTAAAACATATTCTCAACTAATTGGTATCCCCCATATAGATATATTTTGCTAGGTCTGCAATTAATTGTTTCTAGATGGGACAAATATGGTTTTCATTGCCAGATTATGGTATAGTGAAGGGTAAAGATGCAAAGAGGACATACCTGTAACTTGGCACACAATTGCTGGAGTGAAGCAAAGAAGTAAAAGAAAGGAATGTAAGAGGAAATCCATGGAAGAAGATGCTAAGCTGTGTTCTTTTGATAAAAATGGTGTACTATATTTTAGTATTTGATTGAAGTTCAAGACTCCTTAAAGTGGATCTTAATCATCTCACTTGAATTACCTTTAACTTTTGGTTATTCAGCTTGTGCAATGTTCACTCACATCACATTCCTATGTTTTCTTTCGAAAATGCTTTTCACAAAGGAAGACATAATTCAACTTCATCTTTCAGCTTCACCTTTTTCACTTTGCTTTGGAAAAAGAATTTTTAGTATGTTGACACTTGACACCATTGCAaacaatattttaaatttttatatgCTTCACTATTACTTTTTGTTTCTTCTTCTAGTTGATTTGACCAAATCTTTAATGTTAATATATGGCACTATGAAAAATCACAAGCTCATAGTAATTGCGTGTGGGGTCCAGTTCTTTAAGGTATATGGttcaattatttatttataaacgAATGATTCTTTTTCTTGAAAATCAATGTACAGATTTCTTATGATGTGGGCTGCGTTAGGCTATCAGAGCTTTTATTAAGAATAAATTATTTGGGGGTGTTCGTTATAGATGTGGGAAGAAAATCTGGCCATGCAAACTGCAAAAGCATCTCtttaaagaaagaaagagagaatcTAATTATCCCATCATCTGCCTTTTGCTTTTGGTACCAACATAAGAAGCTTTATTTCTGTGACTTTTGGCCCAACTTGTCTTTAACTTTTGCAAGATTGCAGAATCAAATCTGACACTTTTTTctatttcaaaataaataatatatttttaaattttaaaataattcaattttaaattttttattttatttattttattttaataagaaacttttataaccacataaatgTCATGGTCTTACAAAACTTTTACCCCTTAATTTTTTAAGACattcaaaaaatttctttttttttcttaaacttcgtatcGAGTCAAACTACTTCGTATAAATCGAAGTAATGCAAGATTAATGGGCCACCTTTCCCCACTCCCACAATTTAATCGGACAACTTAAGTTTACATGTTAGATCCATAACCACTCATCCCCGAGGCAGATGCTCTAGATTTTTTCTCTAGGTTTTAGAGTTTTATTCATGTATACTTTACTAAATTATATGTTTATTATCTGGAAAAGGACTGCACTCTTCGGCAGTAGGATACTTCTGGTTTCTTTTGCCTTTTGACTCCTCTTAGATTTGAATTCATTTATTTCCCCATTTTCCTGTAAAAGATCGGTTGGTTTAAGTCCATTTTTAGCGAGTCATTTCCTATGTGCTGCAAACATGGTGAAATTTTATGAACTCACCACTCACTTATCGGGTCAAGTTTGTAATGGTCTGCAATCGTAAACTTTTATTGCGTCGTTCATTAAATTTATACtcactttaaaaaaaattacttcctCCGATCAACAATCATTTTTATATTTGACACACTCATAAAGGAAATAGAACTCCTAGAGAAAAAAGATATATTTACTAAATTTACCTTAATTAATTATCATCTTCACACATTGAAATATGTAAATAAGGGCAAAttttgataaaataaaagggcaaaATGGCCtcgtggccacttaaacttgcgCCCAATTGCCAACCCGATACAAACTTATACATTTCCCATTTGAAAACTCTAACTCCAATATTTGTTAACTAATAAACCACTTTGACAGTTGATCATGCTTATGTGGAGGCAAAATAGCTGACATGGCCAAATTGTGTGCACACCACACTGAAAAAGCGCGTGAGTGTAATACtttgattaaaaaaatattttaaaaaatataaattgagaagataacaaaaagacaaaagaaaaaaactAAAGCTTCCTCCCATGGTGGTGCCGGAGAAATTTTGCTGGTCATATtgctcctttctttttctttctttaaatttTTGTGGCAGGCGATATTGAATTGGgttattttttatttgtttggtCTGGGCTTGGTGGGAAATAGGTTTAAAGGAGATGGTAATTAGGGGTTTTGGGCAAAAATGATGGCTGAAAATTCACAGAAATTTTTCTGGCCAATTGGTATTTAAATGAAAGAAATAGGGATGGATTCACAAATACTGTGTTTCAATTCGTGCACCATTTCATTGGCTCTTAAAACATAAATAGTCTTCTTATATTTATCACTGTGGCCAGTGTTTATACTTCTGCAGAACCAACCAAACTGAGAATGATATCTCATCTTCTTTTGCAGTAGACCCCTTATGTTTTTCACGAATATGTTTTGCTTGATATGGCGTATATCaggcttttttttcttttacttttctttttctttaacgACAGCTATTAGGGGTTTTGGGCGAAAATGGTGGTTGAAAATTCAGAGACATTTACCAGTGACTTCTCCGGCCAACTCGAGTTTTCCGGTGGTCTATCAATTTCTTGGATTTGGGGCTTGGTCGGAAGCTTTGCCGGCAATAGCTTCTtttggttggggggggggggggcgtgaGTTTTTTTGTTGCAAAAGATGCATATTATATAGAATATTAGGGTGGTTCGTTACAAGGAGCAGGAGGCATTAAAAACAACATTCTAGGGGGACGACCTCTGGAGGGGTCGTAACAAAAAGGGAGTTCTAGGGGTAAACTAGTAGTAATGACTATTTCTGAAGGATAACAAACAACCCCTCACTTGTGCTAGTCTGACTGTGTGGAGTTAGTTTTCTAACAAAAAAGGTTTCCAAACGGTCGTCTTCAAGCATCTGCTGAGAAGgcaaacaaagaatttgaatttGCTCTCCAATAAAGTTAAGAAAAATTATCGAAAGAGCGTCCATAATTCCGGCAATATTCATCGTCCATAATTCCGGTATCCGGCAAGGTAACATCACAAAATTGGTCTTAAAAGAACACCTTTCTCATTGCAAACAACCTCCTTTTGTTTTTATCCGCAATTCTATATCAATACGCAACATATCTCAATTTTTGTTTGCGAATTACTGTAGCAGCCAGTTATTTTTCAGCAACACTATCTCTCTTGATAACGTGAAGGTTTCTGCTCTACTTTCAACTCTATGGTTGTTGAAGATCTCTTTCAAATCGATAACCAACTATTATAGATCTTATTTTTTAAACAAGAAGTACTGTACCACGCAGGTTTTTTCCAGAAATTTGCAGCGCCACTACTTTCAATACTGGGAAACTGGGCTACCATATATGATCTTATATTGAAGAAAATAGCTTACGAGTTCAGGTTTAATCTAGGTGCATACTTATACGTATATGGATTGTTGATAAACTACAAGGTGCATAATTCCCAGTTGATTTCATAAACTAACTATAGTTCATTAAAATTCGACTGCTGATCACAACACATTGAGGTCGTTTATGATAGCTAGCACAGGCGACCAGCCTCTTTCAATGGCTGGTCAGCCCCACCAAGCGTCCACTTCTATCTAAAACAATACTATACCATTACACAAGCCATTAGACTATTCGAACATATTGAAGCCAACTATGATTAATGCAACAGTACATGGAACCTCAGCAAAACAAGTTTCTGTTGAACCCATTCCGGAGCGACAAGAAGCAATCATAAATGGACAACCAGATGTTAGGTTTACTGAGGCAGAAGTTGAGAGAATGAATGTGATCGAGGAACTCCAATATGCAGTGGTTGGAAAGTTTGCGTATGGTTGGCCAGATTTAAATGAGATTCGTCGCATTGTTCCCTCATAATGTGGATTAAAGGGAGAATGTAGAATTGGTTTATTGAGAGACAAACATGTCCTTATATGTATGACATTATGGCAGGATTTTGTTGATTTTACTTCTAAAGGAGCTCAATACGTCAAGGACAAGAATGGCCAGGAAT from Nicotiana sylvestris chromosome 12, ASM39365v2, whole genome shotgun sequence encodes the following:
- the LOC104215985 gene encoding probable LRR receptor-like serine/threonine-protein kinase At1g67720 isoform X1, with product MDFLLHSFLLLLCFTPAIVCQVTEFVSIDCGSATNYTDPSTGLTWTTDAGIMRNGKPVVVVNADVNSQQYQRRRDFPADSKKYCYTLNTKERRRYLVRATFLYGNPAAEGTYPKFQLYLDTTKWATITISESSRIYVKEMIIRAPSNSIDVCLCCATTESPFISTLELRPLNLSMYATDYEDNFYLKVAARVDFGAQSNEPIRYPDDPYDRIWDSDLEKRPNFLVDVAAGTERINTTKYINTNTREYPPVKVMQTAVVGTKGMLSYRLNLDDFPANARAFAYFAEIENLGINETRKFKMEHPYVPDYSNAVVNIAENANGSYTLYEPSYMNITLDFILSFSFVKTRDSTRGPLLSAMEICRYSQIAAKTNEQDVTILNAFRSMSLGSDWTDEDGDPCIPAQWEWVTCSTTLPPRITKITLSGKNVKGEIPPELNHMEGLTELWLDGNSLTGSIPDLSNLVNLRTIHLEDNKLTGPIPSYLGGLPSLIELDVQNNSLTGEIPPSLLKGKVTFKYEGNPNLRPESKHNKRHKVILGVSVGAVVLLFVLITVSILFLCHFRTKVSHKKGDTKGESLRRSTKASTTCSIARGGSLMDEGVAYYIPLSEIEEATENFSKKIGKGSFGPVYYGRLRDGKEVAVKTMADSSSHGTKQFATEVALLSRIHHRNLVPLIGYFEDDHQRMLVYEYMHNGTLRDHISESTSQKHLDWLARLHIAEDAAKGLEYLHTGCNPSIIHRDVKTSNILLDINMRAKVSDFGLSRQAEEDLTHVSSVARGTVGYLDPEYYANQQLTEKSDVYSFGVVLLELISGRRPVSTEDYGAEWSIVHWARSLIRKGDVISIMDPALVGRVKVESVWRIAEVAIQCVERHGSSRPRMHEILSAIQDAIKIEKGIDKLSSSGSSKAQSSRKTLLTSFLDIESPDISNSSLTPSAR
- the LOC104215985 gene encoding probable LRR receptor-like serine/threonine-protein kinase At1g67720 isoform X2, yielding MRNGKPVVVVNADVNSQQYQRRRDFPADSKKYCYTLNTKERRRYLVRATFLYGNPAAEGTYPKFQLYLDTTKWATITISESSRIYVKEMIIRAPSNSIDVCLCCATTESPFISTLELRPLNLSMYATDYEDNFYLKVAARVDFGAQSNEPIRYPDDPYDRIWDSDLEKRPNFLVDVAAGTERINTTKYINTNTREYPPVKVMQTAVVGTKGMLSYRLNLDDFPANARAFAYFAEIENLGINETRKFKMEHPYVPDYSNAVVNIAENANGSYTLYEPSYMNITLDFILSFSFVKTRDSTRGPLLSAMEICRYSQIAAKTNEQDVTILNAFRSMSLGSDWTDEDGDPCIPAQWEWVTCSTTLPPRITKITLSGKNVKGEIPPELNHMEGLTELWLDGNSLTGSIPDLSNLVNLRTIHLEDNKLTGPIPSYLGGLPSLIELDVQNNSLTGEIPPSLLKGKVTFKYEGNPNLRPESKHNKRHKVILGVSVGAVVLLFVLITVSILFLCHFRTKVSHKKGDTKGESLRRSTKASTTCSIARGGSLMDEGVAYYIPLSEIEEATENFSKKIGKGSFGPVYYGRLRDGKEVAVKTMADSSSHGTKQFATEVALLSRIHHRNLVPLIGYFEDDHQRMLVYEYMHNGTLRDHISESTSQKHLDWLARLHIAEDAAKGLEYLHTGCNPSIIHRDVKTSNILLDINMRAKVSDFGLSRQAEEDLTHVSSVARGTVGYLDPEYYANQQLTEKSDVYSFGVVLLELISGRRPVSTEDYGAEWSIVHWARSLIRKGDVISIMDPALVGRVKVESVWRIAEVAIQCVERHGSSRPRMHEILSAIQDAIKIEKGIDKLSSSGSSKAQSSRKTLLTSFLDIESPDISNSSLTPSAR